In one Chitinophaga sancti genomic region, the following are encoded:
- a CDS encoding DUF1365 domain-containing protein: MHHRLSPKRHQFSYQVFMFYIDLDEVDYLSGKLRFMSRNRFNLFNFRDQDHLQISTGNVREQLLSYLQQQGITTPVGRIMLLTNLCTFGYQFNPVSFYYCYDIQGHPVCSVVEVCNTFGELKPYLLDNTTRTRKGFRLNTGKYFYVSPFSDLDTQFDFDLGIPGEELNIRIDDCHKNGERFLISTLKGERKPLTDGMLLYYFFSFPLITLKVIWMIHWQALLLWLKKLPYHAKAAHKELQRDLYRPYKS, from the coding sequence ATGCATCACCGGTTGTCGCCAAAGCGTCATCAGTTCAGCTACCAGGTGTTTATGTTTTACATCGATCTGGATGAAGTAGACTATCTGTCAGGAAAGCTTCGCTTCATGAGCAGGAACCGGTTTAACTTATTCAATTTCCGCGATCAGGACCATCTGCAGATAAGCACAGGAAACGTACGCGAGCAACTCCTTTCATACCTTCAACAGCAGGGCATTACAACACCGGTTGGCCGTATCATGCTACTGACCAATTTATGTACGTTCGGCTATCAGTTTAATCCGGTTTCGTTCTATTACTGTTATGATATACAGGGTCACCCTGTTTGTTCCGTGGTAGAAGTATGCAATACATTCGGGGAGCTAAAACCATATCTACTGGATAACACAACCCGCACCCGGAAAGGGTTTCGTCTGAACACAGGAAAGTACTTCTACGTCTCTCCCTTCTCAGATTTAGATACACAATTCGATTTCGATTTAGGCATACCAGGCGAAGAATTGAATATACGCATCGATGATTGTCACAAGAATGGAGAACGATTTCTAATCAGCACATTAAAAGGAGAAAGGAAACCATTGACAGATGGAATGTTGCTGTATTATTTTTTCAGCTTTCCACTGATTACGCTCAAGGTGATCTGGATGATCCACTGGCAGGCATTGCTACTATGGCTAAAGAAATTGCCTTATCACGCAAAGGCGGCCCACAAAGAGCTGCAGCGTGATCTGTACCGGCCTTACAAATCATAA
- a CDS encoding NAD(P)/FAD-dependent oxidoreductase produces the protein MLRTAIIGTGIAGMGCGHFLHPADEITFYEQLDYVGGHTNTVIVDEDGKPVYIDTGFMVFNHQTYPNLCKLFEQIKAPVKKTNMSFSVQHIPSGLEYSGSSINHLFAQRRNIFKPSYIRMLMQIARFNKESVQILNNPQYANYTIGQYIREGGFGDDMLWKYLVPMSSAVWSTPMQQMLDFPAVTLIRFFYNHGFLGLHTQHQWYTLDKGSQSYREILIAPFRDRIHINRKAVKVTRMPDGKVTVYASDGTAQQYDRVILACHGDQALRLLEAPTNMEQQLLSAFKYQYNKAVLHTDEKTMPAKKRAWSAWNYRIEDEQPSTIYWMNRLQGVSEKKNYFVSINPHALLDADKIIKEIDYEHPLFDLAAIAVQADLPQLNANGPVYYCGSYFRYGFHEDAFTSAVNLCSHLLKRTVI, from the coding sequence ATGTTACGAACAGCAATCATAGGAACCGGCATAGCCGGTATGGGATGCGGACATTTTCTACACCCTGCAGACGAGATCACGTTTTATGAACAACTGGATTATGTAGGTGGTCATACTAACACCGTGATTGTAGATGAAGATGGAAAACCCGTGTATATAGATACAGGATTTATGGTATTCAATCACCAGACCTATCCCAACCTTTGCAAACTGTTCGAACAGATCAAAGCACCTGTAAAAAAGACAAACATGTCTTTCAGCGTACAGCACATACCTTCCGGTCTTGAATACAGCGGCTCCAGCATCAATCACCTATTTGCGCAGCGCAGGAACATTTTCAAGCCTTCGTATATCAGGATGCTGATGCAGATTGCCCGCTTCAATAAGGAGAGCGTGCAGATACTGAATAATCCCCAATATGCGAATTATACGATCGGCCAGTACATCCGCGAAGGTGGCTTTGGCGACGATATGCTCTGGAAATACCTCGTTCCCATGAGTTCCGCCGTATGGTCTACCCCTATGCAGCAGATGCTGGACTTCCCCGCAGTCACACTCATCCGGTTCTTTTACAATCACGGTTTCCTGGGCCTGCATACACAGCACCAGTGGTATACACTGGACAAAGGCAGCCAATCATACCGGGAGATTCTAATCGCCCCATTCAGAGATCGTATTCACATTAACAGGAAAGCCGTGAAAGTAACGCGGATGCCTGATGGAAAAGTAACCGTATATGCATCAGACGGCACAGCCCAGCAATACGACCGTGTAATACTGGCCTGCCACGGCGATCAGGCTTTAAGATTACTGGAGGCACCTACTAACATGGAACAGCAATTACTCTCTGCTTTCAAATACCAATACAACAAAGCGGTATTGCATACGGATGAGAAAACAATGCCGGCTAAAAAACGGGCCTGGAGCGCCTGGAACTATCGTATAGAAGATGAGCAACCCAGTACCATTTACTGGATGAATAGGCTCCAGGGCGTATCTGAAAAGAAGAACTACTTTGTTTCCATCAACCCACATGCACTGCTCGATGCTGATAAAATCATCAAAGAAATAGACTATGAGCATCCACTATTTGATCTGGCCGCTATTGCCGTCCAAGCAGATTTACCACAACTGAATGCAAATGGACCTGTTTATTATTGCGGTAGTTATTTTAGATATGGATTCCACGAAGATGCTTTTACAAGTGCTGTAAATCTTTGCTCTCATTTGTTAAAGCGGACAGTTATTTAA
- a CDS encoding alpha/beta hydrolase: MIRLILIILLLLTSLLTVIKAPTYNLWKLAIGAAEIAWVFISITILALLSGFFTHKYNTLGTALGLIAIVLYLSPLFRAYDLASHLPKAMDKALGDQSASTPLSLSVLFSGYKEAPVAFKSLPYSNNLHMDFYPAIHPGNHPCVVVVHGGSWSSGNSQDLPELNIFLANQGYHVAAINYRLAPQNICPAPVEDVSLAIDYLRTHAAELRIDPNNFVLMGRSAGAQIALLAAYRGQVPGLKGVVDFYGPADMVWGYSLPASPLVMDSRKVMENYLGGTYSAVPENYAASSPVEFVNKNTVPTLLIHGENDVLVAYEHSIRLEKKLQENGIKHFFLSLPWATHGFDYNLKGPGGQLSTYSVLRFLHNICYEQQS, translated from the coding sequence ATGATCCGTCTTATTCTAATTATTCTTTTACTGCTGACTTCATTACTTACAGTCATTAAAGCTCCTACTTACAATTTGTGGAAACTCGCTATTGGTGCCGCTGAAATAGCATGGGTATTCATTAGCATCACCATCCTGGCATTGCTAAGTGGATTTTTCACACACAAGTACAATACATTAGGAACAGCATTAGGATTGATTGCTATAGTACTGTATCTATCGCCACTCTTCAGGGCATACGATCTGGCCAGCCATCTGCCCAAAGCAATGGATAAAGCACTGGGTGATCAATCAGCCTCCACGCCACTGAGTTTATCTGTATTATTCTCAGGTTACAAAGAAGCCCCTGTTGCGTTCAAAAGCCTGCCTTACAGTAACAACCTGCATATGGACTTCTACCCTGCCATACATCCCGGCAATCATCCCTGCGTAGTAGTCGTGCATGGCGGATCATGGAGTAGCGGGAATAGCCAGGATCTTCCTGAACTGAATATTTTCCTGGCGAATCAGGGTTATCACGTAGCTGCTATCAATTACAGGCTGGCCCCGCAAAACATTTGCCCCGCACCGGTAGAAGATGTTTCCCTGGCCATAGATTACCTGCGTACACATGCAGCAGAACTGAGAATAGATCCTAACAATTTTGTACTGATGGGCCGTTCTGCAGGTGCACAGATCGCCCTGCTGGCAGCGTATCGCGGGCAGGTGCCCGGATTGAAAGGTGTGGTAGATTTTTATGGACCTGCTGATATGGTATGGGGTTATTCACTGCCTGCCAGTCCACTGGTAATGGACTCCCGCAAGGTAATGGAAAACTACCTGGGCGGTACTTACAGTGCTGTTCCGGAAAATTATGCGGCCAGCTCCCCCGTGGAATTCGTCAATAAAAACACGGTACCTACCTTACTTATTCATGGTGAAAATGATGTACTCGTAGCGTATGAACATAGCATCAGGCTGGAAAAGAAACTTCAGGAAAACGGTATTAAACATTTCTTTCTCTCACTACCCTGGGCCACACACGGGTTTGATTACAACCTGAAGGGGCCAGGCGGACAATTATCCACCTACTCAGTACTAAGATTCTTACACAATATATGTTACGAACAGCAATCATAG